ccggcgctcctgagactccgaggcgtgtacagccccaactcattattacgtgagagtgtcacgggcggcgagcttcacaggcgttggccttcttcacaggctccgggccttttccaaaacgcgacggcttcacaggcattcgccttcttcacaggctctgggccttttccaaaacgcgacagcttcacaggcattcgccttcttcacaggctctgggccttctccaaaacgcggcggcttcacaggcattcgccttcttcacaggcNNNNNNNNNNNNNNNNNNNNNNNNNNNNNNNNNNNNNNNNNNNNNNNNNNNNNNNNNNNNNNNNNNNNNNNNNNNNNNNNNNNNNNNNNNNNNNNNNNNNNNNNNNNNNNNNNNNNNNNNNNNNNNNNNNNNNNNNNNNNNNNNNNNNNNNNNNNNNNNNNNNNNNNNNacgcgacagcttcacaggcatttgccttcttcacaggctctgggccttttccaaaacgtgacagcttcacaggcattcgccttcttcacaggctctgggccttttccaaaacgcgacagcttcacaggcattcgccttcttcacaggctctgggcctttttaggggtagaacctccggaggtgctggatgttccatgcgttctggaccggcaccccctcctgagtctccaagcgcgcggagccgggcctggaaacatgaacaaccttgaacgggccctcccacatgggagagagcttgtgcaatccctccctggagagaactcgcctgagcacgaggtctcctacctcgagagttctggggcagatgttgcggtagtgatatcgtcgcagtgcttgttggtacctcgccgctcgcagcgcggcttctcggcgacgttcctcccccagcacgaggtccatcccccgcatggcgtcctgctgcgcctcgtcgaacgccaggacctgcgcggagcgacatctgacctcgtgagggaggaccgcttcggctccgtagaccaggaagaacggggtctctctagtcggcttggtcgcggttgtgcggatggaccacaacatggactgaagctcgtcgtaccaacctctgccgcaggcctccagcttcttcttgaacgtcctggtcttgaggcccctcaggacctctgcgttggcttgctcggcctggccgttgcttcgggggtgcgccaccgaagcatagcatatctgtgttccaaggttagcacagtatgttttgaaaaggttactggtgaactgcgaaccgttgtccatgatgatgcggttcggcaccccgaaccggctcacgatgcccctgatgaacttgaccgcggaacccgcggggatggtgcggacggcctctacttcagcccacttggtgaacttgtccacggcgacgtagaggtagcggtagcccctggcgcccgaggaaacgggcccaggatgtccagcccccagactgcgaatggccatgaaaggggtatagtctgcaggcctcctgctggctgatggatctgcttggcgtggaactggcaggcctcacaagctttcactagttcgacggtgtcattgagtgcggtgggccaataaaacccactgcggaatgccttgccgacgagggtccgtgatgatgaattatgtccacagtctccgccgtgtatatcttccagtagttcctttccttgctccctggagatgcagcgcagggatacaccgTTTGGTCgctttcggtagagctctccatccttgatgcagtatgccgtggcctgccgtgccacatgctccgcttcctcctccttctccggcagggtcccttgtgttaagtaactccggagctccgtgatccagcacccctcctgaggttccatcgtcaggagcaggcgtgctcctgaggccgggccacaggccggggctcctgaggcaggtggctgggggagctcctcccgaggctgagccgtgtttgacaatgacggcagggctgagggcttgaagagccgctcctcgaaaacgccaggctcctaaggtaaccgcctggacgcccgtttggcattgtcgtcggcctcctgattggtgccacggggcacacgctgcaactccaacccccagaactgctcctccatcctgcggacctccgcaaggtaggcttccatgtgctcatctttcggctcgtacaccttgttggagaaattgacaaggagttgtgaatcgcccttgatggtgaggcgtttcacccccagggcaactacggccttcaagcccgctattaaaccttcatactccgctatgttgttggagaccttttcaccttgctggaaacagagctgcacagcgtagtagagcttgtcctgagtgggcgatataagcaccgccccagccccagcgccatgcctggagaacgccccatcaaagtacatgacccagccttctggcacctcgcttccctcccttctttggcacaatgacagggttagccaaccaatccgggtatcggacctcgcgaatgacctcagcggcttctaatttgcgggtctcttggacgatgaaggcctgcttttctgtggactgccgccttgccttctgcttcacagggcgcacgttggggcacatgttgaggtgatgctcgattacactcctagggatccccgccaactggtcaggctcccaagcgaataccttcttgttcgcgcgcaggaacccgaccagggcctcctcctgctcgggttcgaggttggcgcctatggtgaaagtggcgttggtggacccgtcctcatcgacgggtatctgcttggtttctgccttgtcttgggtgaacaactgtttcttcttggcgggtgcagccctcttgggctcgggggtctccgagtcggcgggctgtgccgacgccgccgtcttgaaggcgagcttgagcacccgcagcgcgtctccggtgtccccgtgcatggtgaggacaccgctgctcccgggcatcttcatgaggttataCGTCGGGTGCGTcatggccatgaactgggccagcgctggttagccgaggatggcgttgtaggggaggccgatgggggcgatgtcgaagtcgaccagctccgtgcggaagttgttgtaggtgccgaaggttactgggagccggatctgtcccaaggagctggatgatccgcccccaacgcctgagaagggccggctgggttgcagccgttccaggggtatgcagaggaggttgaaggtctcggccgagagcacgctgaggcccgcaccgccattgatgagagttctggtgacggccacctggcagatggtgggggtgcacagcatggggagcgcacccgagcgggccgagttggaggggtggtcctccgagctgaaggtcaggccggccttgggcgccgcccggtccgggagagccccctgtcGCATGGAAGCGGcggtgacccggcggatgaacggcttgacgtggtgacttgtaggcggcgcctgcgagccgcccaggagggccgcgatgaccgggggtgttggtgtagcgtgatGGGCGGGGAAAAGGCCgcggggctcttcccaagaggccacggaggctgccggcaggtggagcagccatgcgcgcggagcgccggtgagggccatggggagccagttggccatgaccctatcgtcacctccagcttcgaggttggcctcctcgtacgccagcaagaaggccagcggatcagtcATGCCGCCTtagcgcggcggcgtcgttggcttgaacttgtccggccaccgtacccgttgcagggctgtggccagggcttggagccccctggcccccgtgctggcaccggcggccggagcgggcgacgcgctactcatcgcaAGGCAGATCGTGGCGGTGGCGGAATgcaaaactccggtgcacccctacctggcgcaccaaatgtcggatttcgggttccggctgacccttgtggttcgaacactggggtgcgcgcggagatttcgccttctacctacctgcacccctccgcctcgctaagatctaagctatggaaagaacaacacaagagacacagggtttatactggttcgggccaccattgtggtgtaataccctactccagtgtgtggtgtggttgattgcctcttgggctgatgatgatgggcaatacaaggaagaacagcctcgtgagggtctgttcttggctggggcgatgaactgctgggaggagttcaatcacccttctctctctctctcttctcaattCTCCTTCTGGTTCGATCTCCCCCCTTTTCTCTATCCTCGATACTCGATCCTCCATCCTCCTAccctggggtggctagtcctatttatagaggccctggtcctcttcccaaatatcgagcgggaagggagccaacaatggcgggctaatttgaagggggacagctagtaccagctatcctgacaaaagtagtcttcgcctgcacaaagctctggtggtgatgccgtcttgggctccacgatgacctccgtcttgcagtcctcctggtcttggtctcgttgcaccgaaatggcaacctttgcctgatgcctcggtactccgcggctgcgcttgcccctttgcaccaaagaggaaaggaggacattgcgcgggctggcgcccgcctggcgcccttggtcgtcatggcttgcgtcacgggcacctcttgaggtaccccgccttgatctctccgcctcctcgtgagccagcctgatgaggccgtgcctgaggaagctccgtgtcgtccaccccgcgaggcttggcccctcgcgagggtcttgagtctgtgttgatgaagatgggccgtgctgggccccccttcgagccacgccgcaggccgcaggcaggcaagtctagggacccccattcccagaacgccgacagtgcaagtgggagactcttgcaaatatgccctagaggcaataataaaatggttattattatatttccttgttcatgctataattgtattaaccggaaaccgtaatacatgtgtgaatacataaaccacaacatgtccctagtgagcctctagttgactagctcgttgatcaatagatggttatggttttctaaccatggacattggatgtcgttgataacgggatcacatcattaggagaatgatgtgatggacaagacccaatccaaagcataacacaagatcgtgtagttcgtttgctagagcttttctaatgtcaagtatcatttccttagaccgtgagattgtgcaactcccggatactgtaggaatgctttgggtgtatcaaacatcacaacataactgggtgactataaaggtgccctacaggtatctccgaaagtgtttgttgggttggcacgaatcgagactgggatttttcactccgtatgacggagaagtatcactgggcccactcggtaatgcatcataataatgagctcaatctgactaaggagttagccacgggatcatgtattacggaacgagtaaagagacttgccgtaacgagattgaacgaggtatggggataccgatgatcaaatctcgagcaagcaacataccaacagacaaagggaattgtatatgggattgattgaatccccgacatcgtggttcatccgatgagatcatcgtggaacatgtgggagccaacatgggtatccagatcccactgttggttattggccgtagAGGTATCTcgctcatgtctgcatagttcccgaacccatagggtctacacacttaaggttcgatgacgctagagttgtaatgggaatagtatgtggttatcgaaggttgttcggagtcccggattagatcccgaacatgaagaggagctccggaatggtctggaggtgaagatcgatatattggacaaagggtattggagtccggaattgttctgggagtaccgggtgacgaccagcatgactgaaaggagtttcggaggccccggcaagcgttgggaggccttatgggccaaggggaggggcacaccagcccactaaggggttgtgcacccctcccatcccatctcacgtaacctggagaggtgggggcacctCCCCTAGGGCAGTCGCCCATCCCGGCTTGGGggccaagtttcctaggggtgggggcgcccaaacccatctaaggTTTCCCTATGGCCaccacccctcccctagggaaaccctagggcgcttcctcctcccccttcccctatatatagtgaggaaaagagagggcagccgcaccccttcccctggcgcagccctccctcctcctacacctcctcctccgtagtagtgcttggtgaagccctgccggagaaccgcaagctccaccaccacgccgtcgtgctgccggagctctccctcaacttctcctctccccttgctcgatcaagaaggaggagacgtccccgggctatacgtgtgttgaacgcggaggcgtcatccgttcggcgcttggattggatcttccgtgatttgaatcaccgcaagtacgactccatcaaccgcgttcttgtgacgcttctgcttagcgatcttcaagggttgaagatgcactccctctctctcattgctagcatctcctagattgatcttggtgacacgtaggaaatttttgaattattactacgttccccaatagaggACGCCACCTCCGCCGACCGCCAGCGTGTGAGGTGGATCTCGCGGGCAGAGCGGTAGGACTCAAGCAGCGCCTACTGCTCCGTCGGGTCCGCGTCCGATGCGATCACCCTGCCAGCAACGGGCTACTCcttcgcctgcaggtgctcctggaggagttgGTGGTTGTAGACAGCGTTGGCCTACGCCTCTTGGAACTGCTCCTCCCGCACCATGTCCATGTAATGGGCACGAGCCTCGCCGATAGTTATGGTGCAATGCCCCGGAGAGGGTGGCACGACAAGGAGGGTGGCGCCGGCTTGTCATCGACCACGTCCTCCATTGGGACGTCTTCATCTTCCGGCTACCTGTCGGCCAGCCACTCATTAGCAATGGCGGTCATCTTCTTTTGGTCCGGCGTCAGCCTGTCCTAGAGAGCTTTGACGGGGGAGGAATCCATGGCAGAAGTTATGAGGAGAGGGGTCGGGGCGGATGATTGCGGCTATGGCTgtggcagcagtttatatagcaatggtgggcggcagatGGGCGGAcgggtggcgccggagtagccgcctcagcaGCTGCGTGTCATTCATGTGAGTGGTAGATGGACGGACAGGCGACCGTCGTGTCGTTTGAACACGCAATACTCACTTGCACCGGGAAGCGGCAAGGGTGATCTCTCCCGGCCGACACGTCGCTTCAATGCCGACGCCAGTGagcggtcgcgtccgctctggccgggcatgaatgtggcagtGACGCTCTAGagtggcgctgaccgtttcgggcgtgaAGCGCTGGCGGGCTAGGGAGGGGGCTTGGGTGGGCCAGGGCGGTAAGAATCGGGCGTGGGTGCTGTCCGGACACCCGCAAAGCCCACCCCCACCCCATatttgtctccggtttgcgggaGAAAGTACATCCAGACTGCGCCGCGGACCGATACAGGCCCATGTTGGATGGCTTCCGCGGTCCGAACGGATGCGGGTGGTTTGAGggtcggtgttggagatgccctaacccaGACAATCCTACCCAACCAAACAACAAAAAATTACTATCCCTAATCAGGTGATTGGGGATATCATCAGCCAATCCATCCTTGCCCTCGAACCCACCTTAGTGAAATTAACATAGTTAGGGTTTGTGCTTGCAAAGTATCCGACTAGTTTAATCCATATTATGATAAAGCCAAATCTGCAATTGTTTACAAAGTGCTTCAACATAAGTTGAGAGAATGTGTTCCTGAATGGCATCTCCCACCTTTATTACGCGGACTACACTATTATCCTGGTGGAATATGACGAGCTTCAACTGGCGAACCTTAAATTTATCCTCCTCTGCTTTGAACAACTTTCGGGCCTAAAGATTAACCTCTCTAAGAGCGAGGCCTTCGTTCTGGGCTGCTCACTTGAGGCTCGAATCCGTGCGGCCAACTTGCTTAACTGTAAGTTGGGCTCGTTCCCTACGACTCACTATCTTGGAGTGCCCATCTCACCCCTAAGCATTAAAGCCGACACCTTCAGGCCACGAAGAAAAAAAATCGCTGCTCGCGTTGCATCATGGCGTGGTAGACACCACTCCTCGGCTGGGAAGGTGGTCCTCATCAATTATAGTTTATCGAGCCTCCCTACATACATCATGGGCTTCTACCGGCTTTTTGTGTCTAACCATGAGGCTTTTGACAAAGACCGTAGTGCTTTCTATTGAAACTCGGCGGATAACAAGAAAAAAATACATAATGGTTAGATGGAAACTTATGTGCAAACCTAAAAACCTTGGGGTGGTTGGGGATCACTAACATGTCTATCATGAATAAGCGCCTAATTATGAAATGGTGGTGGCTGATCTATAATGAGCCACCCGAGACACTTTGGATCCAAATTCTCAAAGCTAAGTACTTTTCAAATACCACACCATTTTTTGCCTACATGAGAGGTGGCTCCCAATTCAGGAGGGCCCTTGGGTTGGTTCGCAATGAATTTAGAAGCTTGGTCAAATTTGCGGTGAGTGACGGTAAGTCAACCAGATTTTTGCTTGATTGGTGGTTTGGAGACGGCCCTCTAGCTAGTTCCTTCCCAGTCCTTTTCTCTTATGTTTCTGATCCCTTAGGCTCCATCACGAAGCTAGCTTTTCGTAACTGGGATCTGGGTTTTAGACGGGTCCTGCCTTCTGCAGAGTTGGATAGTCGACAGGAACTCACTGCTTGCTTCCCCGTGCTTTGGGAGAATCCCGATTCTATCACCTAGCCCCACTCCCCCTCTGATCATTTTACAGTTAAGTCACTCTACTCCCGTCTTTGTGCTGGGCGTCGGGACAACCTTTTAAAGGCAATTTGGCGTTCCTGGATCCCTCTGAAAATTAAGATTTTCCTTTGGCAAGCGATTAAACGTAAACTTCCAGCTAGTGACCAAATTATCAAGAGGCACGGTAATGCCAATGCAGCTTGTGCTCTTTGTGGAAAGACCGAAGACACTGAACATATTCTATTTAACTGCATTTTGCCAAATTTGGCTGGAGCTGTGTTCACTCCTGACTTAATTGCAATTGGCCCCCCAAGAGTTCTGTGGATCTCTTGAATAATGCAAATTCTTTAGTAGGCCAATGAGCCCGTGTCTCCTGGTTCGCCTTTGCTGCTTTTGCTTGGTGTTTTTGGACCACTAGAAACAAGTTTACTATTGAACATGTATTTCCTAACTGTCCAGCTGATTGTCTGTACAAAATGGCTGCCCTTTTACAGCAATGGAAGCCGCTGTCTAGGCTGACGGACTTCAAGATGCTCACTGATTTCATAATCAAGATCCGTGTGACTGCCTTGAACCTCCATCATGCCGCCCGTTCCAGCCAGCCCCTTGGAGTGTGACTTTTGGTGTTTCGTCTCATGTTTTATTTCGTTAGGCCTGCGTGCCTTCTGTCGTGTCGGCTGTACTAAGACTTCTTTTCTATGGTTGTGAACTGGTCCTGTTTGTTACTCTATGATTTGGCTTGTTGGGTTTTATCTATAAAGTCAGGCGATATGCATTTTCTCTAAAAAAGGAGAACGTGTACTTAAAGTTCCCAAAAAACAAACTTTAAAGATCTTCGACACCAATGTAACTTCACTAACATTCACTATTGTTTCGTCCAGGCCATGGCAACCATAACATATTCAAGGAGATGTTGACTTCTATTCATAGAGAACTAAAGGTTCCATTTTATTGAAAGATATAGATAGGGATAACTGAAAATGATTTACAGCTTCAGTCAGATGTACAACTAACAACCATTAATTgaattcttcttcttgttcctttgaCAGAAGGATTTGATCCTTTCGAGGCCATCTTGAAGAGAAGATGGAACACAAGCAAAAGTAATGCGGACCCAATTTTCCATTCCCAGAACACTCCCTGCATTTTAGAGGCATACATACATAAGTTCTGTTTTTGAGAATTGTCAAAAGTATATTATTAATAATCATTTCAAACATTTGCTTCATAACTTTTTGTGAGCAGCACAAACATATAATAATAGAAACGACACCAGGTCAAGAAACAAGGAGAAGTACAAGCCATGTTAGTCTTCACATAAAAACAAAGAATATTCTAACGCAGTTATATAATATATGGTAATCATTATATGCGTACTTATCTCGGAAATTGTTAAGAACTTCCTATACAGTCCAAAAACACATTAGAATATGTGTTTACAATTAAGAAGCATATATCAGTCAAACAGAATCTAATGTTCTCACAATATATATACTGTTGTTCAGTATAACAAAAAAATTACGATCATTCCATACATTTAATTTCTGTATTTAAATGAGAAAATGCAGTCCTACCTGGGCATAAAATCACCGATTCTTCTTTCGCGAGCTTGCAGCAAAAATCAATGTCATCATGGATCTCCTCCAAAAGATGTAAGTTCAGTTTCACCTGTTTACATGGAAGTTAATACACAATTGTGGAAAATTGATCATTTTTTCTAAAAACTATAATAAATCTTTCTGTAATATGATTTGATCAGTATCATTCCACAGAAACAATAAAAATGGACAAATGATATCAAGGTGATTAGTCCTAGAAGAACTTTAGCTCTCGTTATTATTCTTCGAATACATGCATCTTTGCATATATCCATAGAAAAATGTAATTTAAATTTCAATTAGTTATTTTGGATGCATTGTAGTTCGAATTTAATCATATATAATTAAGTTTATGCTTATTGACACTCCCTAAGGAAACATTTTACTATACTCTATAAAACAGGCTTACCATTACAAACATCGATCCTTCTGGCTTGTGAGGGCATGTAATGTATTTATTTTCCTTTATTTGTCTATAGCATATCTCTGATGATTCTTTTAGCAGACCGATAATCCCCTTGAAGAAATCTTCTTTTGTGCTCTCAAGAATTTGAGGAAGAGCCGCCTAAGCAATTTGATAGTACAAAAATCAATAACTAAGGCATGTGAATCATAAGAGAACAATAACGTCAAGGATATCAAAATCTGAAGATGCAAGAGAAGCTGCTGTAGGTGAAGAAATTCTGAAAATAATGGTATACTCTACAATGTACATTTTCTAAAAGAATTTCTGATATATTACATACTTGACCGAGAAGAATACAATGTGTATTTTATAAGGACTAGTTCTATTCAATAGTCGGTTCAGTTTTTATGTTTATTTATTTTATCAAATCAAAGCAAACAAAGGTAAATAACCACAAATATATGTATCTTTCTTCAATCATGTTTGACTTCGACTTTCAAACTCAGTAAAATCTATGTATACTTACTTCAAGCCGGTCATTTGACATGCCCGTGGGCTACCTACAACATAGGGACCGGAGcaaaataggacaaggaggagtaaATACCGAAGACTGACCTGAATGAAGGTTGCTGGGTCCGTTGAGACATTAAGGTAATTCGTAATAGATGCAGAGATCTACCAAAAGATAGTCAGTACAAATTTAGCATAACAGAGTACTAATTAATCCCCATAGTAGCATATGAAAAGAATGATAGAGTTAGTACCTTAGTTTCCTCTAAAATCTTTCTGGGGTCGTACACCGCCACCCATCCAAGGCGCCATCCAGGAACTATCCATGACTTGGACAGAGACCCTATGGACAGCACAGGGGTAATGTGCCCAAACACACCCATTGGGATAAACGGGGCGCTGCCCAGAACCAGCTTGCCGTATACCTCGTCAGCAATCACCAATATTCCGAGCTTTCTTGCCACCTCTGCGACCTAATTGAACAACGTCAGCACACGATTAGCAAGAAGAATTCAGCAGGCGCACTGAATCCATATTCAAACAGAGCAAGGCAAAGGATGTAAATTGTAAAACCTTGGCCAAATGCTCGTAGGAGTAAACGCTGCCACATGGATTGTTTGGGTTTATGATGACCATCGCAGTTGTGTTCTTGTCGGCCATGGATTCCAGCGAGTCGATGTCGATCTCCCACCCCTTCTCCGGGATAAGGTCGAAATGTCGAACCTCCAGCTTGTTGAACGCCGCGCGCGCCTCGTAGTTTGGATAGCCTGGCCTGGGGAGCAGAATGTTGGCGCCGGCGGTTTGGGCAAGAACCGGGATTATGACTTCGATTGCCTGAGTTCCGCCGGCGGTGAGGAAGATGTCGTCGGCCGATAGCCTGTACGGCACACCCTGCGACAGGTGCTCTGCCACGGCACTGTTTTTACAAGGTACAGGAAGGTCaaatttcttcttccttttttaacTGATGAAGAAGGTCAAATTTCTGAACGCATAGGGAAAGAGGAACAGTGGACGGACACGTGAAAGCGGCACATGCGCATGCATAGATTACGGTGCAGCACGCGAAAAAAGGAAATTGTTTGTTGTGTTACCTTCGTGCGGCGGGCAGGCCGACGCCGGCGGGGTAGCAGTTGAACTGGCCGGTGC
The sequence above is a segment of the Triticum dicoccoides isolate Atlit2015 ecotype Zavitan chromosome 1A, WEW_v2.0, whole genome shotgun sequence genome. Coding sequences within it:
- the LOC119283052 gene encoding nicotianamine aminotransferase A-like codes for the protein MATAHQSDGAAAANGKSNGHAVPPAANGESNGHAEAAPVNGESNGHAAAAAAEPEEAVEWNFAGAKGGVLAATGANMSIRAIRYKISASVRESGPRPVLPLAHGDPSVFPAFRTAVEAEDAVAAALRTGQFNCYPAGVGLPAARSAVAEHLSQGVPYRLSADDIFLTAGGTQAIEVIIPVLAQTAGANILLPRPGYPNYEARAAFNKLEVRHFDLIPEKGWEIDIDSLESMADKNTTAMVIINPNNPCGSVYSYEHLAKVAEVARKLGILVIADEVYGKLVLGSAPFIPMGVFGHITPVLSIGSLSKSWIVPGWRLGWVAVYDPRKILEETKISASITNYLNVSTDPATFIQAALPQILESTKEDFFKGIIGLLKESSEICYRQIKENKYITCPHKPEGSMFVMVKLNLHLLEEIHDDIDFCCKLAKEESVILCPGSVLGMENWVRITFACVPSSLQDGLERIKSFCQRNKKKNSINGC